A stretch of Campylobacter showae DNA encodes these proteins:
- a CDS encoding AsmA-like C-terminal domain-containing protein, with protein MKIISLIMKKIWRILIPAVLIFVIFIAVLKHGAMIENIDAGDFKIEQLYIKLDKKIILRAKNIEIPKQSAKDSSEETLLDLSKNIVWIDRLFEEILLERIKFLNSESTLFYRDDVFYLDSPFLAVSSNFKDTEDGITANVYLLEFKDFNITLSGVSNADLRRQIYDFNGTFSSHELNGNATVNLKKAELTYELSDINATSLRGFMDELGAKTGLDKEIKSWIYGYITADNYFVKSLRGRFDLNKQEPYLNELSAQGFSKNVKVKFHEKLPAATAEGVDVELKKGSLFFTLKNPKWQGKNLNGSNLEIYKIFEEKGAGLTLNLQTSALYDKSVNSILKAYDIEVPVEQLSGKTDAKLALDIKFDPLEVTPKGKFKITGGQTLIAGAKFNVETADVELLNDKLKVSAKNTGMDFFSADAAVNLDLGKLAGDINGTLKGLNLAFGKSEILKLGATPFAARLDFSGKDTKLDIASPATVGLKFGAQNEINLPDSRDLLPYSPLLKSLQISEGGVNIKTKDFENLSIEANGVKFETPLLKKDGSPYDADSFTIDVNAKGATGKSKSGGLNFKIAGGKTELFIKELDLALSGDENLTDKDGDIEFEAKGSKLILNDFNATLDLLAYSGQSAGGTVRFDAKPARGNFSLIKSDKKFEMWANDIRGEFINSIFNIKSFEGGSFKMRVLGGGTNDFKGEVRLIGATLKDYTFYNQLLTFLNSVPSLLVFKTPDFGADGYPVKFGKILFEKKGDVLKFLAIELESSSADIGGHGTINLATKEIDVDLELKLLKDASSIIDKIPLINQIVLGKDRTLSTVIKVRGTLQKPQYSTQILQDTLLSPFKIIRNVLEAPFLIFE; from the coding sequence ATGAAAATCATCTCGCTGATAATGAAGAAAATTTGGCGCATTTTGATCCCCGCGGTTTTGATATTCGTCATTTTTATAGCCGTCCTAAAACACGGCGCCATGATAGAAAATATCGACGCGGGCGACTTTAAAATAGAGCAATTATATATAAAACTCGATAAAAAAATAATTTTACGCGCGAAAAATATAGAGATACCTAAACAAAGCGCCAAGGATAGCTCCGAGGAAACGCTACTTGACCTCTCCAAAAACATCGTCTGGATCGACAGGCTGTTTGAAGAAATCTTACTCGAGCGCATCAAATTTTTAAACAGCGAGTCCACGCTATTTTACAGAGACGACGTTTTTTATCTGGATAGCCCGTTTTTGGCGGTTAGCTCAAATTTTAAAGATACCGAAGACGGCATAACCGCAAACGTTTATCTACTCGAGTTTAAGGACTTTAACATCACTTTAAGCGGCGTTAGCAATGCCGATTTGAGGCGCCAAATTTACGATTTTAACGGCACTTTTTCTAGCCACGAGCTAAACGGAAACGCTACCGTAAATCTCAAAAAAGCCGAGCTAACATACGAGCTAAGCGACATAAACGCGACTAGCCTACGGGGCTTTATGGACGAGCTGGGCGCAAAAACTGGGCTAGATAAAGAGATAAAAAGCTGGATCTACGGCTACATCACGGCGGATAACTACTTCGTAAAATCGCTTCGGGGTAGATTTGACCTAAACAAGCAAGAACCATATCTAAACGAGCTTAGCGCGCAGGGATTTTCTAAAAACGTAAAGGTTAAATTTCACGAAAAGCTACCCGCCGCGACCGCCGAAGGAGTCGATGTCGAGCTAAAGAAGGGTTCGCTGTTTTTCACGCTAAAAAACCCAAAATGGCAGGGCAAAAATCTAAACGGAAGCAATCTTGAAATCTATAAAATTTTCGAGGAAAAAGGCGCGGGACTCACGCTAAATCTGCAAACCTCGGCCCTCTACGACAAAAGCGTAAACTCTATACTAAAGGCCTACGATATCGAAGTTCCCGTTGAGCAGCTAAGCGGCAAAACGGACGCCAAACTCGCGCTTGATATCAAATTTGATCCGCTAGAAGTGACGCCTAAGGGCAAATTTAAGATCACCGGCGGGCAAACTCTGATCGCGGGAGCTAAATTTAACGTCGAAACCGCAGACGTCGAGCTTTTAAACGACAAACTAAAGGTAAGTGCAAAAAATACGGGGATGGACTTTTTTAGCGCGGACGCAGCGGTAAATCTCGATCTAGGAAAGCTCGCAGGCGACATAAACGGCACGCTAAAAGGGCTAAATTTAGCATTTGGCAAGAGCGAAATTTTAAAGCTAGGCGCGACGCCGTTTGCTGCTAGGCTTGATTTTAGCGGCAAGGATACGAAGCTAGATATCGCTTCGCCCGCTACCGTGGGTTTAAAATTCGGCGCGCAAAACGAGATAAATTTACCCGACTCGCGCGATCTACTGCCCTACTCGCCGCTGCTAAAAAGCCTACAAATCTCTGAAGGCGGCGTAAATATAAAAACCAAGGATTTTGAAAATCTAAGCATCGAGGCTAACGGCGTCAAATTTGAAACTCCGCTACTTAAAAAAGACGGCTCGCCATATGACGCCGATAGCTTTACCATCGACGTAAACGCAAAAGGCGCAACGGGCAAAAGCAAAAGCGGCGGGTTAAATTTCAAAATCGCGGGCGGTAAAACGGAGCTTTTTATAAAGGAGCTTGATCTGGCGCTTAGCGGAGATGAAAATTTGACCGACAAAGACGGCGACATCGAGTTTGAGGCCAAGGGCTCAAAGCTGATTTTAAATGATTTCAACGCGACTCTAGACCTGCTAGCCTACAGCGGCCAGAGCGCGGGCGGGACGGTGAGATTTGACGCAAAGCCCGCTCGCGGCAACTTTTCGCTCATAAAATCGGACAAAAAATTTGAAATGTGGGCAAACGACATCAGAGGCGAGTTTATCAACTCGATCTTTAACATCAAAAGCTTTGAGGGCGGCAGCTTTAAAATGCGCGTTTTAGGCGGCGGGACGAATGATTTCAAAGGCGAAGTGAGACTAATCGGCGCCACGCTAAAAGACTATACGTTTTACAACCAGCTTCTGACGTTTTTAAACTCCGTGCCGTCCCTGCTCGTGTTTAAAACACCGGACTTCGGCGCGGACGGGTATCCCGTGAAATTTGGCAAAATTTTGTTTGAGAAAAAAGGCGATGTGCTAAAGTTTCTAGCCATCGAGTTAGAGAGCTCGAGCGCTGATATCGGCGGTCACGGCACGATAAATCTCGCAACCAAAGAGATCGACGTGGATCTGGAGCTAAAGCTGCTAAAGGACGCTAGCTCCATCATCGACAAAATCCCGCTCATAAATCAGATCGTGCTGGGTAAAGACCGCACGCTATCAACCGTCATCAAGGTGCGTGGAACTCTGCAAAAGCCGCAGTATTCGACGCAAATCCTGCAAGACACGCTACTCTCGCCGTTTAAGATAATCAGAAACGTACTCGAAGCGCCGTTTTTGATATTTGAGTAA
- the mltG gene encoding endolytic transglycosylase MltG, which translates to MTNIKTAGIKMRQIFFIISEMIFIFFLSFLVYLSRPVSVSEVIFVPQGSTLAIISYLSEKNTDANKLDAVILRAMGHVQAGWIDLGAAKLSKLDFLYKLTTAKAALTQITLIPGETTAVFLQEVAKKLNLSEAKLNEFYAKFAPLEDGFLVPETYKVPLGVNEEQLAAHLVNLSKKSHEKTATELLGSYDEKHWSEYLVTASVVQKEAASEDEMPLVASVIQNRLKKGMKLQMDGTLNYGLYSHETVTAERIRSDKSKFNTYLNEGLPPSPVCTVGLAAIRAAIRPAQSEFLYFVRDKKTGKHKFSVTYDEHVGAINSQK; encoded by the coding sequence ATGACGAATATCAAAACCGCGGGGATCAAAATGCGCCAAATTTTCTTCATTATCAGCGAGATGATTTTCATATTTTTTCTGAGCTTTCTTGTTTATCTTAGCCGCCCGGTGAGCGTGAGCGAGGTCATTTTCGTGCCTCAGGGCAGTACGCTCGCGATTATATCATATCTAAGCGAAAAAAATACGGACGCAAATAAATTAGACGCCGTGATCTTGCGCGCTATGGGGCACGTGCAAGCAGGCTGGATAGACCTGGGCGCGGCAAAGCTTAGCAAGCTTGATTTTTTATACAAGCTCACGACCGCAAAAGCGGCCCTAACGCAAATAACGCTGATTCCGGGCGAAACGACGGCCGTATTTTTACAAGAGGTCGCAAAAAAGCTAAATTTGAGCGAGGCGAAGCTAAATGAATTTTACGCCAAATTTGCTCCGCTAGAAGACGGCTTTTTGGTGCCTGAGACCTATAAAGTGCCTCTTGGCGTAAACGAAGAACAACTAGCGGCGCACCTCGTAAATTTATCTAAAAAATCCCACGAAAAAACGGCGACCGAGCTACTGGGAAGCTATGACGAAAAGCACTGGAGCGAGTATCTGGTTACTGCCTCGGTCGTGCAAAAAGAGGCCGCGAGCGAGGATGAGATGCCACTTGTGGCCTCCGTCATACAAAACCGCCTAAAAAAGGGCATGAAGCTACAAATGGACGGCACGCTAAACTACGGACTCTACTCGCACGAGACGGTCACGGCCGAACGCATACGAAGCGATAAGAGCAAATTTAACACCTATCTAAACGAAGGCCTGCCGCCAAGCCCCGTCTGTACCGTGGGTCTAGCGGCGATAAGGGCGGCGATAAGGCCGGCGCAGAGCGAGTTTTTGTACTTCGTGCGGGATAAAAAGACGGGCAAGCATAAATTTAGCGTAACCTACGATGAGCACGTCGGCGCGATAAATTCCCAAAAATAG
- a CDS encoding NADP-dependent isocitrate dehydrogenase — MSDIVYTRTDESPLLASYSLFPILQAFLRSGGIEIVQADIGLAARIIAAFNDKLPPDLRVSDDLEMLRNLTQENRANIIKLPNISASLPQLNAATMELRAKGYDLPPCPSEPQTPEEKDTAARYAKVLGSAVNPVLREGNSDRRCVGAVKRYARENPYKITPFEKDSKTEVAYMKGGDFYSSERSISFETDENLRVEFISKSGKKRVLKENLTVEKGDIIDASFMSASKLDAFIKEQIADAKAKNLLFSVHLKASMMKVSDPVIFGHFVKIFFAEVFDEFADELKSVNVSENNGLKDLFARILNLPQATQEKIKAKFDEIYAKRPNLAMVNSAAGVTNLHVPSDVIIDASMPAMIKNGGKMWDKEGIARETKAVIPDKTYAVVYEAAIADIKANGALDPAKIGSVSNVGLMAKKAEEYGSHDKTFVMSEAGEARVLNTKDEILFKFELEKGDIFRMTQVKDVAVRNWVELALKRAKITGQKAIFWLDKNRAHDREILKKVRAQLASMDMSGLDIEILSPATACKKSLEIMRRGEDCISVTGNVLRDYLTDLFPILELETSAKMLSIVPLLEGGSIFETGAGGSAPRLAEQLLEQNHLSWDSLGEFLALGASLEQLAGFKQSPEAQILADTLNAAVERYLKENKVPRFEVGQLDTRTSHFYIALYWAIELAASGTQLGDKFKLAAQNLAQNESAIVAEINAAQGQKVDISGYYKPDDKKASAAMKPSATFNQILQNQIL; from the coding sequence ATGAGCGACATCGTCTATACTAGAACCGATGAATCCCCGCTGCTTGCTAGCTACTCGCTTTTTCCGATCCTGCAGGCATTTTTGCGCTCGGGCGGCATAGAGATAGTCCAGGCCGACATAGGGCTAGCCGCGCGGATCATCGCCGCTTTTAACGACAAGCTACCGCCTGATCTACGCGTAAGCGACGATCTGGAGATGCTGCGAAATTTGACGCAAGAAAATCGTGCGAATATCATCAAGCTGCCAAATATCTCGGCAAGTTTGCCTCAGCTAAACGCCGCTACCATGGAGCTTCGTGCCAAAGGCTACGATCTGCCGCCATGCCCGTCCGAGCCGCAAACGCCTGAGGAAAAAGATACTGCCGCTAGATACGCCAAAGTGCTAGGAAGCGCGGTAAATCCAGTGCTGCGCGAGGGCAACTCAGACCGCAGATGCGTCGGTGCGGTAAAACGCTACGCCCGCGAAAATCCATATAAAATCACCCCTTTTGAAAAAGACAGCAAAACCGAAGTCGCCTATATGAAGGGCGGAGATTTTTACTCCTCCGAGCGCTCGATTAGCTTTGAAACGGATGAAAATTTACGCGTGGAGTTTATCTCAAAAAGCGGCAAAAAACGCGTGCTAAAAGAAAATTTAACGGTAGAAAAAGGCGACATAATCGACGCTAGCTTTATGAGCGCAAGTAAGCTAGACGCCTTTATAAAAGAGCAAATCGCGGACGCGAAGGCAAAAAATTTGCTCTTTAGCGTGCATCTAAAAGCTTCGATGATGAAAGTGAGCGATCCAGTGATTTTCGGGCATTTTGTGAAGATTTTTTTCGCGGAAGTTTTTGATGAGTTCGCAGACGAGCTAAAAAGCGTAAACGTCAGCGAAAACAACGGGCTAAAAGACCTTTTTGCCAGGATTTTAAATTTGCCTCAAGCTACGCAGGAAAAAATCAAAGCCAAATTTGATGAAATTTACGCAAAGAGGCCGAATTTAGCGATGGTAAACTCGGCCGCAGGCGTTACAAATTTACACGTTCCTAGCGACGTTATCATCGACGCCTCGATGCCGGCGATGATAAAAAACGGCGGCAAAATGTGGGATAAAGAGGGTATAGCTCGCGAAACTAAAGCCGTGATACCGGATAAAACCTACGCTGTGGTTTACGAAGCCGCGATTGCGGATATCAAGGCAAACGGCGCGCTAGATCCCGCTAAAATCGGCAGCGTCTCAAACGTAGGTCTAATGGCTAAAAAGGCCGAGGAGTACGGCAGTCACGATAAAACCTTTGTAATGAGCGAAGCGGGCGAGGCGCGCGTGCTAAACACCAAAGACGAAATTTTATTTAAATTTGAGCTAGAAAAGGGCGATATATTTAGGATGACGCAGGTTAAAGACGTCGCCGTGCGAAACTGGGTCGAGCTAGCGCTAAAACGCGCGAAAATCACGGGACAAAAGGCGATATTTTGGCTGGACAAAAACAGGGCTCACGACCGAGAAATCCTAAAAAAGGTAAGAGCGCAGCTAGCTAGCATGGATATGAGCGGGCTTGATATAGAGATATTGTCTCCTGCGACTGCTTGTAAAAAATCGCTTGAGATCATGAGGCGCGGCGAGGACTGCATCAGCGTCACGGGCAACGTCTTGCGCGACTATCTGACCGATCTTTTTCCGATCTTGGAGCTTGAAACCAGCGCCAAGATGCTCTCTATCGTGCCGCTACTGGAGGGCGGAAGTATCTTTGAAACGGGAGCCGGAGGCAGCGCGCCAAGACTCGCCGAACAGCTGCTGGAGCAAAATCACCTAAGCTGGGATAGTTTGGGCGAGTTTTTGGCTCTGGGCGCTAGTCTTGAGCAGTTAGCCGGCTTTAAGCAAAGCCCTGAGGCGCAAATTTTAGCAGATACGCTAAACGCGGCCGTAGAGCGCTATCTAAAAGAAAACAAAGTTCCGCGGTTTGAAGTGGGGCAGCTAGATACGCGCACGAGCCATTTTTATATCGCGCTTTACTGGGCGATCGAGCTTGCCGCTAGCGGTACGCAGCTGGGCGATAAATTTAAACTCGCCGCCCAAAATCTCGCGCAAAACGAGAGCGCGATCGTGGCCGAAATAAACGCGGCGCAAGGACAAAAGGTCGATATCAGCGGATACTATAAGCCGGATGATAAAAAGGCGAGCGCGGCGATGAAGCCGAGCGCGACGTTTAATCAAATTTTACAAAATCAAATTTTATAA
- a CDS encoding lactate/malate family dehydrogenase, with amino-acid sequence MKISVIGAGNVGASAASAILLRGIADEIVLVDIFGDVARAKAIDLSQSAAVFGLDASVAGGDDFELIADSDIVVVTAGSPRKEGQTREDLLLKNAGIVKGTVEKIAKFAPNCVIINVTNPLDALTYLVYKTSGFDKSRVLGMAGELDSARLKYEISQKTGLKNSAFSAHIIGSHNDDMVALQSNVSVDLGGEFDAVAQEAKTGGAKIVKLLGTSAYYAPGAAAAKMCEAIKTGSEQWLSCCVIEGECAGGRLVKLGKGGVREIKQPSAEEKAALEKGESQTAANIKFLKESGVIA; translated from the coding sequence ATGAAAATTTCAGTTATCGGAGCCGGAAACGTAGGCGCGAGTGCGGCTAGCGCTATTTTGCTAAGAGGCATAGCAGACGAAATCGTACTGGTGGATATATTTGGCGACGTGGCGCGCGCAAAGGCGATCGATCTATCTCAGAGCGCGGCGGTTTTTGGTCTGGACGCGAGCGTTGCCGGCGGGGATGATTTTGAGCTGATCGCAGATAGCGATATAGTGGTCGTGACCGCCGGAAGTCCTAGAAAAGAGGGGCAGACTAGAGAGGATTTGCTGCTAAAAAACGCAGGCATCGTAAAAGGCACGGTGGAGAAAATCGCTAAATTTGCTCCAAACTGCGTCATCATAAACGTAACTAATCCGCTTGACGCGCTCACGTATCTAGTCTATAAAACGAGCGGTTTTGATAAAAGCAGGGTGCTGGGGATGGCTGGCGAACTAGACTCTGCGCGCCTAAAATACGAGATCTCTCAAAAAACGGGACTAAAAAACAGCGCATTTAGCGCACACATCATAGGCTCTCACAACGACGATATGGTCGCGCTACAAAGTAACGTGAGCGTGGATCTGGGCGGCGAATTTGACGCGGTAGCGCAGGAGGCAAAAACTGGCGGCGCAAAGATAGTTAAGCTACTTGGCACGTCGGCGTATTACGCTCCTGGCGCGGCTGCTGCCAAGATGTGCGAGGCGATAAAAACCGGCAGCGAACAGTGGCTAAGCTGCTGCGTGATAGAGGGCGAGTGCGCGGGCGGTAGGCTCGTTAAGCTAGGCAAGGGCGGCGTGCGCGAGATCAAACAACCAAGCGCGGAGGAAAAAGCGGCTCTTGAAAAAGGCGAATCGCAAACGGCTGCAAATATCAAATTTCTAAAAGAAAGCGGGGTAATCGCGTAG
- a CDS encoding CHAP domain-containing protein, whose protein sequence is MSGCANVSSGTPKNTMLTKQSKTQATTSLEKDKIQNWGSKTFYGKTGDRLDAKETALLNLLQGYIGKRDGGDCSGFVTLINKKLNRDFFDEKELDKFYTKHGLKSEAMFKLYESKNLIAFDDPKVGDLVFFNNTTRSTKNNKKAKIVTHVGIVSSVEKDGTVGFTHNSRGKNAVDFMNLKNKNTRKKGNKELNSYVVSCKNNNTSCLASNRFAGFGKASVRRN, encoded by the coding sequence ATGTCGGGGTGCGCTAACGTTTCGTCAGGCACTCCCAAAAATACGATGTTAACGAAGCAAAGTAAAACCCAAGCTACTACTTCGCTAGAAAAGGATAAAATCCAAAATTGGGGAAGCAAGACATTTTATGGTAAAACCGGCGACCGACTCGACGCAAAAGAAACGGCCCTGCTAAATCTCCTGCAAGGATATATAGGTAAAAGAGACGGCGGCGACTGCTCGGGCTTTGTGACGCTTATAAATAAAAAATTAAATCGAGACTTTTTTGACGAAAAAGAGCTTGATAAATTTTACACCAAGCACGGTCTAAAAAGCGAAGCTATGTTTAAGCTTTACGAGAGTAAAAATCTGATCGCCTTTGACGATCCGAAGGTTGGAGATTTAGTATTTTTCAACAACACGACTAGAAGCACGAAAAATAACAAAAAAGCAAAAATCGTCACTCATGTAGGCATAGTAAGTAGTGTAGAAAAAGATGGCACGGTTGGCTTTACGCATAACTCGAGAGGCAAAAATGCGGTGGATTTTATGAATCTAAAAAATAAAAACACGCGTAAAAAAGGCAACAAAGAGCTAAACTCCTATGTCGTATCTTGCAAAAATAACAATACGTCGTGTCTTGCGTCAAATAGATTTGCGGGATTTGGCAAAGCCAGCGTAAGGAGAAACTAA
- a CDS encoding 4Fe-4S binding protein: MLIKTDAPVWVDISRCKACDICVSRCPAGVLAMAVEPRAVLGKTIEVVHPEACIGCRECELHCPDFAIYVAEKGFKFAKLTAESKERATAVKENKFEKLEAEQ, encoded by the coding sequence ATGCTGATAAAAACTGACGCCCCCGTCTGGGTCGATATCTCGCGCTGTAAGGCGTGCGATATCTGCGTGAGTCGCTGTCCTGCGGGCGTGCTGGCGATGGCCGTCGAGCCGCGCGCGGTGCTAGGCAAAACGATCGAAGTGGTGCATCCGGAGGCCTGTATCGGGTGCAGAGAGTGCGAGCTGCACTGCCCCGATTTTGCTATTTACGTGGCGGAGAAGGGATTTAAATTCGCCAAACTAACCGCCGAAAGTAAAGAGCGCGCGACCGCCGTAAAAGAGAATAAATTTGAAAAATTAGAGGCGGAGCAATGA
- a CDS encoding 2-oxoglutarate synthase subunit alpha has translation MSEFLNNNGGKREIIASGNELVALAAVECGCNFFGGYPITPSSEIAHELSVLLPKHGGKFIQMEDEIAGISVALGASMSGAKAMTASSGPGISLKAEQIGLGFIAEVPLVIVNVMRGGPSTGLPTRVAQGDLLQAKNPTHGDVNSIVIAPSSLEECYTQTVRAFNLAERFMTPVFLLLDETIGHMHAKAVLPQISELEIYSRKQFGGDPADYRPYKAAPDEPATLNKFFGGYRYHVTGLHHGETGFPTEDGAVVDYNIKRLFNKINAHAHELELWEEFMLDDADICIIAFGSVARSAKEAVLNLREKGVKVGLFKPITLFPTPSAKLREISAKFSKILICELNLGQYAGEIIKATLRDDFKTLLKANGRPISPQEIAQKIGEFDGI, from the coding sequence ATGAGCGAATTTTTAAATAATAACGGCGGCAAAAGAGAAATCATCGCTAGCGGCAACGAGTTAGTCGCGCTTGCGGCGGTTGAGTGCGGGTGCAACTTTTTCGGCGGTTATCCGATCACGCCAAGCAGCGAGATCGCACACGAACTAAGCGTGCTGCTGCCAAAGCACGGCGGCAAATTTATCCAGATGGAGGACGAGATCGCAGGCATCTCGGTGGCGCTTGGAGCCTCGATGAGCGGCGCAAAGGCGATGACTGCAAGCTCGGGCCCCGGCATCTCGCTAAAGGCCGAGCAGATCGGGCTTGGCTTTATCGCGGAGGTGCCGCTGGTGATCGTAAACGTCATGCGCGGAGGCCCTAGCACGGGGCTACCTACCCGCGTGGCGCAGGGCGATCTCCTACAGGCGAAAAACCCGACTCACGGCGACGTAAACAGCATCGTTATCGCGCCTTCAAGCCTAGAGGAGTGCTATACGCAGACCGTTCGCGCGTTTAATCTCGCCGAGCGGTTCATGACGCCTGTGTTTTTGCTACTAGATGAAACGATCGGACACATGCATGCAAAGGCCGTATTGCCGCAGATTAGCGAGCTAGAGATATACTCGCGCAAGCAGTTTGGCGGCGATCCCGCGGACTACCGTCCGTATAAAGCCGCGCCCGACGAGCCCGCTACACTAAATAAATTTTTCGGCGGTTACCGCTATCACGTTACGGGTCTGCATCACGGCGAGACGGGTTTTCCGACAGAGGACGGCGCGGTCGTGGACTACAACATCAAACGTCTTTTTAACAAAATAAACGCGCACGCGCACGAGCTTGAGCTCTGGGAGGAGTTTATGCTAGATGACGCAGATATTTGCATTATCGCGTTTGGCTCCGTAGCCCGCTCGGCAAAAGAGGCAGTGCTAAATTTACGCGAAAAAGGCGTAAAAGTAGGGCTTTTTAAGCCTATCACGCTATTTCCGACGCCAAGCGCAAAGTTGCGCGAGATCTCGGCTAAATTTAGCAAAATTTTGATCTGCGAGTTAAATTTGGGTCAGTACGCTGGAGAGATAATAAAAGCTACTCTAAGAGACGACTTTAAAACGCTGCTAAAAGCCAACGGTCGTCCGATCAGCCCGCAAGAAATCGCGCAAAAAATAGGAGAATTTGATGGCATTTAA
- a CDS encoding 2-oxoglutarate ferredoxin oxidoreductase subunit beta, giving the protein MAFNYDNYLRTDKMPTLWCWGCGDGVILKALIRAIDKLGWDMNDVCVVSGIGCSGRFSSYINCNTVHTTHGRAIAYATGIKLANPDKHVIVVTGDGDGLAIGGNHTIHGCRRNINLNHVLINNFIYGLTNSQTSPTTPTGFWTVTAQYGNIDPNFDACKLAAAAGATFVARSSVIEPSKLEKIFADGFEHDGYSFFDVFSNCHINLGRKNKMGQATQMLEWIDGRTVSKAKFDAMSEDEREGKFPLGVLHKNESRMEYTKAYDMVIKAARDGEKIDFGALK; this is encoded by the coding sequence ATGGCATTTAACTACGATAACTACCTACGCACGGACAAAATGCCGACTCTGTGGTGCTGGGGCTGCGGCGACGGCGTGATACTAAAGGCGCTAATCCGCGCAATCGACAAACTCGGCTGGGACATGAACGACGTGTGCGTGGTCTCTGGCATCGGCTGCTCTGGGCGCTTTAGCTCCTATATCAACTGCAATACCGTCCACACTACGCACGGGCGCGCGATCGCCTACGCCACGGGTATCAAGCTAGCAAACCCGGACAAACACGTCATCGTGGTAACCGGCGACGGCGACGGACTAGCAATAGGCGGCAATCACACGATCCACGGATGCCGCAGAAATATAAATTTAAACCACGTTTTGATAAATAATTTCATCTACGGACTAACAAACTCCCAAACCAGCCCGACCACGCCGACGGGCTTTTGGACGGTGACGGCACAGTACGGCAACATCGATCCAAATTTTGACGCGTGCAAGCTCGCAGCCGCCGCAGGAGCGACCTTTGTAGCGCGCAGTAGCGTGATAGAGCCCTCAAAGCTGGAAAAGATATTTGCCGATGGCTTCGAGCACGACGGATACAGCTTTTTTGACGTATTTTCAAACTGCCACATAAATCTAGGCCGTAAAAACAAAATGGGTCAAGCAACGCAAATGCTCGAGTGGATCGACGGTCGCACGGTGAGCAAGGCTAAATTTGACGCGATGAGCGAGGATGAGCGGGAGGGTAAATTTCCGCTCGGAGTGCTGCACAAAAACGAGTCGCGCATGGAGTACACTAAGGCCTACGACATGGTGATAAAGGCCGCTAGAGACGGCGAGAAAATCGACTTTGGAGCGCTAAAATGA
- a CDS encoding 2-oxoacid:acceptor oxidoreductase family protein, translating into MKRQLRFVGVGGQGVILAGEILAAAKIEEGGYGVKASTYTSQVRGGPTKVDIILSEREIFYPYANEGEIEFMLATAQVSFEQFKDGVKEGGIIVVEPNLVRASDEDKRRWKIYEIPIISIAKDEVGNVITQSVVALAVAVQMSGCLDTELVKRVMLSKVPKKVYAENEKAYELGIKYTKICIENDK; encoded by the coding sequence ATGAAAAGGCAATTAAGATTTGTCGGAGTGGGCGGTCAGGGTGTGATTTTGGCTGGTGAGATCTTAGCCGCGGCTAAAATCGAGGAGGGCGGATACGGCGTCAAAGCCTCGACCTACACCTCGCAGGTACGCGGCGGGCCGACGAAGGTCGATATCATCTTAAGCGAGCGCGAGATATTTTATCCGTACGCAAACGAGGGCGAGATCGAGTTTATGCTCGCTACTGCGCAGGTTAGCTTTGAGCAGTTTAAAGACGGAGTAAAAGAGGGCGGCATCATCGTCGTGGAGCCAAATTTGGTTCGCGCTAGCGACGAGGACAAAAGGCGCTGGAAAATCTACGAAATACCGATCATCTCCATCGCCAAAGACGAGGTCGGCAATGTAATAACCCAAAGCGTAGTCGCGCTCGCAGTGGCCGTGCAGATGAGCGGTTGCCTGGATACCGAGCTAGTTAAACGCGTAATGCTCTCAAAAGTGCCTAAAAAAGTCTATGCCGAAAATGAAAAAGCATATGAGCTGGGAATTAAATACACCAAAATTTGCATAGAAAACGACAAATAA
- a CDS encoding flavodoxin domain-containing protein: protein MSVGIFYTTTKGHTKSACEYLAGKIGAQLVDVKSAGAEDFAKFDVIIVAAPSYGDGEIQSDWAEKLPLLKAGSKGKKVAIVAIGNQANHPQTLFSGAVDFLPYLKDAQIFGASDVDGYKFNHSAFLVNGKFIGLALDVKGDENYAKRIDKWVEENKPTILNLF from the coding sequence ATGAGCGTTGGTATTTTTTACACGACGACAAAGGGGCACACAAAGAGCGCGTGCGAGTATCTAGCGGGCAAAATAGGAGCACAGCTAGTTGATGTAAAGAGCGCTGGGGCGGAGGATTTTGCTAAATTTGACGTTATCATCGTGGCGGCACCTAGCTACGGCGACGGCGAGATACAGTCTGACTGGGCGGAGAAACTGCCGCTTTTAAAAGCGGGAAGCAAAGGCAAAAAAGTAGCCATCGTAGCCATCGGCAATCAAGCCAATCACCCCCAGACGCTCTTTAGCGGCGCGGTGGATTTTCTGCCGTATCTAAAAGATGCGCAAATCTTTGGCGCTAGCGACGTGGATGGATATAAATTTAACCACTCTGCATTTTTAGTAAACGGCAAATTTATCGGCCTCGCGCTTGACGTTAAGGGCGATGAAAACTACGCAAAACGCATCGACAAATGGGTCGAGGAAAATAAGCCTACTATCTTAAATTTATTTTGA